Proteins co-encoded in one Leucobacter exalbidus genomic window:
- a CDS encoding MFS transporter: protein MANDDAIRRRLARESPHRAIIVVLLTMGLCASFLFTLVVPIQSRLPELLDSTRDDTAWVLTATLLAAAIITPISGRLGDMYGKRRVILALLLVTLVGSLIIALSSDVVIVIAGRALQGAMSGVIPLGISVMRDILPANKVDSAVATMSSTLGVGSAIGLPVSALITEYADWHALFWMTTVLCAMAFGLVLWIVPVSVLRTAGRFDYLGAIGLAAALLCLLLAISRGDSWGWLSPTTILTGLGGLVIAVLWGWYQLRTKDPLLDLRVAARRPVLLTNLASVALGFSLFASNVVYPQMLEQPAGDGVGFGLSLFIASLIIMPSGICMLLLSPVAGRLAGIIGPKSLLMMGATALIVAYGFSIFFHGAVWQLLIANLLIGVGIGFGYSSMPMLIMRSVPQHETGASNGLNALFRSLGTSTAAAVMGAVLAASSASSSSGMPSGSGYQLSFLLGILAAIIALGLAAFIPRKPYAERHPSMPEKE, encoded by the coding sequence ATGGCAAATGATGATGCGATAAGGCGACGACTCGCCCGCGAATCCCCGCACCGCGCCATCATCGTGGTGCTGTTGACGATGGGTTTGTGTGCATCGTTCCTCTTTACGCTTGTCGTGCCTATTCAGTCGCGGCTTCCTGAGCTATTGGACTCGACCCGCGATGACACCGCTTGGGTGCTCACCGCGACTCTGCTGGCGGCAGCGATCATCACCCCTATTTCGGGGCGCCTCGGCGACATGTACGGCAAGCGGCGCGTGATTCTTGCGCTATTGCTCGTGACGCTAGTTGGTTCGCTCATCATCGCATTGAGCTCGGACGTCGTCATCGTCATTGCGGGCCGTGCGCTTCAAGGCGCGATGTCGGGTGTGATTCCTCTCGGGATCTCGGTAATGCGCGACATCTTGCCAGCAAACAAGGTGGACTCCGCCGTAGCAACGATGAGTTCGACGCTCGGAGTTGGTTCAGCCATTGGCCTCCCAGTGAGCGCGCTGATCACCGAATACGCTGACTGGCACGCCCTATTTTGGATGACGACGGTGTTGTGCGCCATGGCCTTTGGCCTCGTGCTGTGGATCGTGCCAGTGAGCGTGCTGCGCACAGCGGGTCGGTTCGACTATCTGGGCGCAATCGGCTTGGCTGCCGCACTCCTGTGTCTCCTCCTCGCTATCTCTCGCGGCGACTCGTGGGGATGGCTTAGCCCGACCACGATTCTCACCGGTCTGGGGGGTTTAGTCATTGCTGTGCTCTGGGGCTGGTACCAGCTGCGCACGAAGGATCCATTACTTGACTTGCGGGTAGCCGCTCGCCGGCCGGTGTTGCTCACGAACCTCGCCTCTGTCGCTCTCGGCTTCTCGTTGTTCGCATCAAACGTTGTCTACCCGCAGATGCTCGAGCAGCCTGCCGGTGATGGCGTCGGATTCGGGCTCTCCCTTTTCATTGCGAGCCTCATCATCATGCCCTCAGGAATCTGCATGCTGCTACTGTCGCCCGTCGCGGGACGCCTTGCTGGCATCATCGGCCCGAAGTCCCTATTGATGATGGGTGCGACCGCGTTGATCGTCGCCTACGGCTTCTCAATCTTCTTCCACGGTGCAGTCTGGCAACTGCTTATCGCAAACCTGCTCATCGGTGTTGGTATCGGCTTCGGCTATTCGTCGATGCCGATGCTCATCATGCGATCGGTGCCGCAGCACGAGACCGGCGCTTCGAACGGTCTTAACGCTCTCTTCCGGTCGCTCGGCACGAGCACCGCGGCGGCTGTCATGGGTGCGGTACTTGCGGCTTCGAGCGCGTCGAGCTCCTCTGGAATGCCCTCGGGCAGTGGGTATCAGCTGTCGTTCTTGCTCGGTATTCTTGCCGCGATTATCGCCCTCGGCCTCGCGGCCTTCATTCCGCGCAAGCCGTACGCCGAACGCCACCCGTCGATGCCCGAAAAGGAATAG
- a CDS encoding MFS transporter, with translation MSRAAARPGYRKLLIALFCAGIATFAQLYAPQSVLPIIARSAQVSPDTAALCISVATGALALGVLPWAVVAARIGRARTISIAIAGSALIGCAIPFAPTFALFLTGRAIEGFLLAAVPAVAVAYLAEQVDAADTAPAAGVYVAGTTVGGLLGRVVSGPLSELFGWRTALLVVALGGLTAAVLFITLAPRRTPSTNERSMQGFLSRLARTYLSGPLLLMYLQPFLLMGVFVALYNYLGFRLEAAPFAFSATAVSLLYFTYLAGTFAAARAGSLVQRLGFKRATMLSQAAMFVGLALTLSSNASVIIAGLVLHTAGFFAAHAALTSWTPLVARGLAAEASAGYSLAYYLGSSLIGWAAGLLLAQLGWQLTIAALMLIVVVAAVLTFSSREPAAGPGRNASGPRS, from the coding sequence ATGAGCCGCGCGGCCGCGCGGCCTGGGTACCGCAAGCTTCTGATCGCACTGTTCTGCGCCGGGATCGCGACCTTCGCCCAGCTCTACGCCCCGCAAAGCGTGCTGCCCATCATCGCCAGGTCGGCCCAGGTCTCACCAGACACCGCTGCCCTGTGCATTTCGGTGGCTACCGGGGCGCTGGCCCTCGGCGTACTCCCCTGGGCGGTGGTCGCGGCCCGCATCGGGCGGGCCCGCACCATCTCAATTGCGATTGCCGGATCAGCGTTGATCGGTTGCGCGATACCGTTTGCTCCCACGTTTGCGCTTTTCTTGACCGGCCGCGCGATCGAAGGGTTCTTGCTGGCTGCGGTGCCCGCGGTCGCCGTGGCGTACTTGGCTGAGCAGGTCGATGCGGCAGACACGGCCCCTGCCGCTGGTGTCTACGTAGCGGGCACCACGGTGGGTGGGCTGCTCGGCCGAGTGGTGTCGGGCCCCTTGTCTGAACTGTTTGGCTGGCGCACGGCTCTGCTTGTCGTTGCCCTCGGTGGGCTCACCGCGGCCGTCTTGTTCATCACGCTCGCTCCCCGCCGAACGCCTTCGACCAACGAACGGTCAATGCAGGGCTTCCTGTCACGGCTGGCGCGCACCTATCTCAGCGGGCCGTTGCTGCTGATGTACCTGCAGCCGTTCTTGCTCATGGGCGTCTTTGTGGCGCTCTACAACTACCTCGGGTTTCGGCTTGAGGCTGCACCATTTGCATTCTCGGCGACCGCGGTCTCGCTCTTGTACTTCACATACCTTGCGGGCACCTTCGCTGCTGCGCGGGCGGGGTCGCTCGTGCAGCGTTTGGGGTTCAAACGCGCGACGATGCTTTCCCAGGCCGCCATGTTTGTGGGCCTGGCTCTCACGCTGTCCTCGAACGCGTCGGTGATCATCGCAGGCCTGGTGCTGCACACCGCCGGGTTCTTCGCCGCGCATGCGGCGCTCACATCGTGGACTCCGCTGGTGGCGCGCGGCCTCGCCGCCGAGGCATCGGCCGGATACAGCCTGGCGTACTACCTGGGTTCGAGTCTCATCGGCTGGGCTGCCGGGCTGCTCCTGGCACAGCTGGGCTGGCAGCTGACGATCGCGGCACTCATGCTGATCGTGGTGGTCGCCGCGGTGCTCACCTTCAGCTCGCGCGAACCAGCAGCTGGCCCTGGGCGAAACGCATCGGGGCCCCGCAGCTGA
- a CDS encoding purine-cytosine permease family protein, giving the protein MTSPATMAVNLDGHDESAGPVRGSQGVIRIGMIWLAANLVVTTLLTGTLFVPAVSFGTASAMIVTGTLIGVLVLVLVGNMGTRTGLPTMALTRGSFGIRGSLLPAAANLIILMGWSWVQAMLAGVTVNFLVHDATGYSNPALFSAICQGIVVVLAIFGHTGISRVEPWLALLILVVMGTVFAAAFGAFSPSEFANLPVDPELGGSAFITLDMVIATAISWTVLSADMNRHAKSSTAGIVGSSIGYTLSTCIAMFLGLVAFSAVILEGNDAIAFDPSVIVGQFGWPLGIVIFLSVMATNTMVVFGMVTSVVNAQSKLRLKFLPTALVLGVISIIGSTFLGLLNQFTDFLFIISAFFVPVFAIMIADYYLLKRRGYSRMILHERRESRYWYLAGVNWVAIFVWIVGATLSYLWAYVVPSPIGANIPAFIVSFALYLGLMFALGGVKRLGLRDARDADATGHLLDDADSTAALRVGG; this is encoded by the coding sequence ATGACCAGCCCAGCAACGATGGCCGTCAACCTCGACGGCCACGATGAATCAGCGGGCCCGGTACGCGGTTCGCAGGGAGTGATCCGGATCGGCATGATCTGGCTCGCCGCCAACCTCGTGGTCACTACTTTGCTCACCGGCACCCTGTTTGTGCCCGCCGTATCGTTTGGCACCGCGAGTGCCATGATCGTCACCGGCACGCTCATCGGGGTGCTCGTGCTGGTGCTCGTGGGCAACATGGGCACCCGCACGGGGCTCCCCACGATGGCCCTCACCCGCGGATCATTTGGCATTCGCGGCAGCCTCTTGCCCGCGGCCGCCAACCTCATCATCTTGATGGGGTGGAGCTGGGTGCAGGCAATGCTCGCCGGCGTCACCGTCAACTTCCTCGTGCACGACGCCACCGGGTACTCGAACCCGGCACTGTTCTCGGCGATCTGCCAGGGCATCGTGGTCGTGCTCGCGATCTTCGGGCACACCGGCATCTCGCGCGTTGAGCCGTGGCTCGCGCTGCTGATTTTGGTCGTGATGGGCACCGTGTTTGCGGCCGCGTTTGGGGCATTCAGCCCGAGCGAATTCGCGAATCTGCCCGTCGACCCCGAGCTGGGCGGCTCAGCGTTCATTACCCTCGACATGGTGATCGCCACCGCAATCTCGTGGACCGTGCTCTCGGCCGACATGAACCGGCACGCCAAATCGAGCACCGCCGGCATCGTCGGATCGAGCATCGGTTACACGCTCTCCACCTGCATCGCGATGTTCCTGGGACTCGTCGCCTTCAGCGCCGTGATCCTCGAGGGGAACGACGCCATCGCCTTCGACCCCTCGGTGATCGTGGGCCAGTTTGGGTGGCCGCTGGGCATTGTGATCTTCCTCTCGGTGATGGCCACCAACACCATGGTCGTGTTCGGCATGGTCACCTCGGTCGTGAACGCGCAGTCAAAGCTGCGTCTCAAGTTCTTGCCCACCGCGCTCGTGCTCGGTGTGATTTCGATCATCGGCTCGACCTTCCTGGGGCTCTTGAACCAGTTCACCGACTTCTTGTTCATCATCAGCGCGTTCTTCGTGCCGGTGTTCGCGATCATGATCGCCGACTACTACCTGCTGAAGCGCAGGGGGTACTCGCGCATGATTCTGCACGAGCGGCGCGAAAGCCGGTACTGGTATCTCGCCGGAGTGAACTGGGTCGCCATCTTCGTGTGGATCGTGGGCGCGACGCTGTCGTACCTGTGGGCATACGTGGTGCCCAGCCCGATCGGCGCAAACATTCCGGCGTTCATCGTGAGCTTCGCGCTGTACCTCGGCCTGATGTTTGCGCTCGGGGGAGTGAAGCGCCTCGGCCTGCGCGACGCCCGCGACGCCGACGCCACCGGGCATTTGCTCGATGACGCCGATAGCACGGCCGCGCTGCGGGTGGGCGGCTAG
- a CDS encoding YybH family protein, producing MLTPTEAQVLTAADAIVAAFSRTDTDAYFAGFAPEASFVFHPETARLNSRAEYETLWASWLADGWRVTACTSTDRLVQVFPGGAVFSHTVHTSVDTSAGPESYVERESIIFRSVANAVASTVASAAAGTEAGAVADGALIAIHEHLSTVPEVSS from the coding sequence GTGTTGACCCCCACCGAGGCACAAGTCCTCACCGCTGCCGACGCGATCGTTGCGGCGTTTTCGCGCACCGACACCGACGCCTACTTCGCAGGCTTTGCCCCCGAGGCAAGCTTCGTGTTTCACCCCGAAACCGCACGCCTGAACTCGCGTGCCGAATACGAGACGCTGTGGGCAAGCTGGTTGGCCGACGGCTGGCGCGTCACCGCGTGCACCTCGACCGACCGCCTCGTGCAGGTCTTCCCCGGGGGCGCGGTGTTCAGCCACACCGTGCACACCAGTGTCGATACCTCGGCCGGCCCCGAATCATACGTTGAGCGCGAAAGTATCATCTTCCGCTCGGTCGCAAACGCGGTCGCAAGCACGGTCGCGAGCGCGGCAGCGGGCACCGAGGCCGGCGCAGTTGCCGACGGCGCGCTGATCGCGATCCACGAGCACCTCTCCACCGTTCCCGAGGTGAGCTCATGA
- the speB gene encoding agmatinase — MSDHTPQGPIDASLTPRYAGIATFAKLPRIEDVPAADIAVVGIPFDTGVSFRPGARFGPSHVREASRLLRPYNPAQDVSPFALKQVVDAGDIVANPFNLEEAVNQIDAAATELGEAVDKIVTIGGDHTIALPLLRAINKKHGPVAVLHFDAHLDTWDTYFGAPMTHGTPFRRASEEGLIDLTASMHGGTRGPLYGKEDLEDDARLGFEIVTTEFIEENGVPAALEKIRARVGDKPLYISIDIDVLDPAHAPGTGTPEAGGLTSREMLRIIRGLADLNIVGADVVEVAPAYDHAQITAVAASHVVYELVSAMSARD; from the coding sequence GTGTCCGATCACACTCCTCAGGGCCCCATTGATGCGAGCCTCACGCCTCGCTACGCCGGTATCGCCACGTTCGCGAAGCTGCCCCGCATCGAAGACGTGCCGGCCGCAGACATTGCCGTCGTGGGTATTCCCTTCGACACGGGCGTCAGCTTTCGCCCCGGTGCGCGCTTCGGCCCCTCGCACGTGCGCGAGGCCTCACGCCTGCTGCGCCCGTACAACCCGGCGCAAGATGTTTCGCCGTTCGCGCTGAAGCAGGTCGTTGACGCCGGCGACATCGTGGCCAACCCCTTCAACCTCGAAGAAGCGGTCAACCAGATCGATGCGGCGGCGACCGAACTGGGCGAAGCCGTCGACAAGATCGTCACCATCGGCGGCGACCACACGATCGCACTGCCGCTGCTGCGCGCCATCAACAAGAAGCACGGCCCCGTCGCCGTGCTCCACTTTGACGCACACCTCGACACCTGGGACACCTACTTCGGTGCACCGATGACGCACGGCACCCCGTTCCGCCGCGCCTCAGAAGAGGGCCTCATCGACCTCACCGCCAGCATGCACGGCGGCACCCGCGGCCCCCTCTACGGCAAGGAAGACCTCGAAGACGACGCACGCCTCGGCTTCGAAATCGTCACCACCGAGTTCATCGAAGAGAACGGCGTCCCCGCCGCCCTCGAGAAGATTCGCGCCCGCGTCGGTGACAAGCCGCTCTACATTTCCATCGACATCGATGTGCTTGATCCGGCGCACGCCCCCGGCACCGGCACCCCCGAGGCCGGCGGACTCACCAGCCGCGAGATGCTGCGCATCATTCGCGGCCTCGCCGATCTCAACATCGTGGGAGCCGACGTCGTCGAGGTTGCCCCGGCCTACGACCACGCGCAGATCACGGCCGTGGCCGCAAGCCACGTCGTGTACGAGCTCGTGAGCGCCATGTCGGCACGCGACTAA
- a CDS encoding helix-turn-helix domain-containing protein translates to MRPIHPTAGTDPVRIGAKIRASRLAQGLTIEQLAQAAGLTKGFVSRLERDDTMPSVPTLVQLCQSLSLPIGSLFEEPDVQLIKLEHAPQINMGGTGADERLITPRSEQRVQVLRSSLAPRASGGTKLYTVNCEVESIHIISGEVDLLFTDRRTTLTVGDTLTFPGRTPHTWETRDLGAEVMWILAPAAWSGSN, encoded by the coding sequence ATGCGACCGATACACCCCACCGCGGGCACCGATCCGGTGCGTATCGGAGCAAAGATTCGCGCCTCGCGCCTCGCACAGGGCCTCACCATTGAGCAGCTCGCGCAGGCCGCGGGGCTCACCAAGGGGTTTGTGAGTCGCCTTGAGCGCGACGACACGATGCCGAGCGTGCCCACGTTGGTGCAGCTGTGCCAGTCGTTGTCGCTGCCGATCGGGTCGCTGTTTGAAGAACCCGATGTGCAGCTCATCAAGCTCGAGCATGCTCCGCAGATCAATATGGGTGGCACGGGGGCCGATGAACGCCTCATCACCCCGCGTTCTGAGCAGCGCGTGCAGGTGCTGCGGTCGTCGCTCGCACCGCGGGCGAGCGGCGGCACCAAGCTCTACACCGTGAACTGTGAGGTCGAGAGCATTCACATCATTTCGGGTGAGGTGGATCTGTTGTTCACCGATCGCCGCACCACGCTCACGGTGGGCGATACCCTCACGTTTCCTGGCCGCACCCCGCACACGTGGGAGACGCGTGACCTGGGCGCCGAGGTGATGTGGATCCTCGCGCCCGCCGCCTGGAGCGGGTCAAACTAG
- the tyrS gene encoding tyrosine--tRNA ligase: MGSVSATNERHEIMTAQRNDDSFPTLWDELEWRGLVHVSTDPGALSELLEGDPFTYYCGFDPTAPSLHLGNLVQLLLLRRLQLKGHMPLGLVGGSTGLIGDPRPTAERTLNSRDTVEEWVSRLQAQVSRFLSADGDNAMRLVNNLDWTAPLSAIDFLREIGKHFRVGTMLKKDAVAARLNSEAGISYTEFSYQILQGYDFLELNRQYGCVLQSGGSDQWGNLISGTDLIRKVEGKSAHAIGTPLITNSDGTKFGKSEGNAIWLDPEMCSPFAFYQFWLNQADADVIDRLKVFTFMSRAEIAEYETQVADEPFKRAAQKRLALEVTTLVHGSVATQGAIDASGALFGRGDLTTLDELTLAGATSELPQAVGTPGAQIAQLMVEAELVTSLGEARRAIKQGGVYINNVAVTAEDQELVAADLLHGKYAVLRRGKKTLAGVTAKAD, from the coding sequence ATGGGAAGCGTGTCTGCAACCAACGAACGCCACGAGATCATGACCGCCCAGCGCAACGATGACAGCTTCCCCACACTGTGGGATGAGCTTGAATGGCGCGGGCTGGTACACGTATCGACCGACCCTGGAGCGCTCAGTGAGCTGCTCGAGGGTGACCCGTTCACGTATTACTGTGGCTTCGATCCGACCGCGCCCAGTCTGCACCTCGGCAACCTGGTGCAGCTGCTGCTGCTGCGTCGCCTGCAGCTGAAGGGCCACATGCCCCTCGGCCTCGTCGGCGGCTCCACCGGTCTCATCGGCGACCCGCGCCCCACGGCCGAGCGCACGCTGAACAGCCGCGACACCGTCGAAGAATGGGTGTCACGCCTGCAGGCGCAGGTGTCACGCTTCCTGTCAGCCGACGGCGACAACGCGATGCGCCTCGTCAACAACCTCGACTGGACCGCACCGCTGAGCGCCATCGACTTCTTGCGCGAGATTGGCAAGCACTTCCGCGTCGGCACGATGCTGAAGAAGGACGCCGTCGCCGCGCGCCTGAACTCAGAAGCCGGCATCAGCTACACCGAGTTCAGCTACCAGATTCTGCAGGGCTACGACTTCCTCGAGCTCAACCGCCAGTACGGCTGCGTGCTGCAGTCGGGCGGCAGCGATCAGTGGGGCAACCTGATCAGCGGCACCGACCTCATTCGCAAGGTTGAGGGCAAGTCGGCGCACGCGATCGGCACCCCGCTGATCACGAACTCTGACGGCACGAAGTTTGGCAAGAGCGAGGGCAACGCCATCTGGCTTGACCCCGAGATGTGCTCGCCGTTTGCGTTCTACCAGTTCTGGCTCAACCAGGCCGACGCCGACGTGATCGACCGCCTGAAGGTGTTCACCTTCATGTCGCGCGCCGAGATCGCCGAGTACGAGACCCAGGTTGCCGACGAGCCCTTCAAGCGCGCAGCCCAGAAGCGCCTCGCGCTCGAGGTCACCACCCTCGTGCACGGTTCGGTCGCCACCCAGGGTGCGATTGACGCCTCGGGTGCACTGTTTGGCCGGGGCGATCTGACGACGCTCGACGAGTTGACGCTTGCGGGCGCGACCAGTGAGCTGCCGCAGGCCGTGGGCACCCCCGGTGCACAGATTGCGCAGCTGATGGTGGAGGCCGAGCTCGTGACGAGCCTCGGTGAAGCTCGCCGCGCGATCAAGCAGGGCGGCGTCTACATCAACAACGTTGCGGTGACCGCTGAGGACCAAGAGCTGGTCGCGGCCGATCTGCTGCACGGCAAGTACGCGGTGCTGCGCCGCGGCAAGAAGACGCTCGCGGGCGTGACGGCAAAGGCCGACTAA
- a CDS encoding MaoC/PaaZ C-terminal domain-containing protein has protein sequence MSLHEWAGRSLGTRTVSYDESDAILYALAIGASEEQLDLVFEDQLRVLPTFALTLAQWAPDALAVEGVFDHRSMHGSQTLEVHKSLPRSGEITLTARVGNIWDKGSAAICEVVIDSDYFTATWSIFCPGHGGFGGERGPSVAQPDAAAAKAAATPTITEVAFPTFATQAALYRLTGDRHHIHIDPAASAAIGQPKPILQGMCTLAAATLPLAQALGAHPADLRSLSGRFSGPVVPGQQLTIRVSDTGAFDAVYGETTVISGGAVSFS, from the coding sequence ATGAGCCTGCACGAATGGGCCGGGCGCTCACTCGGCACGCGCACCGTGAGCTACGACGAGAGCGACGCCATTTTGTATGCGCTCGCGATCGGCGCAAGCGAAGAACAGCTGGATCTCGTGTTCGAGGATCAGCTGCGGGTGCTGCCCACCTTCGCTCTGACGCTCGCACAGTGGGCCCCCGACGCCCTCGCGGTCGAGGGCGTCTTCGATCACCGCTCGATGCACGGCTCGCAAACGCTCGAAGTACATAAGTCGTTGCCGCGCTCGGGTGAAATCACCCTCACCGCCCGCGTGGGCAATATTTGGGATAAGGGCTCTGCCGCGATTTGCGAGGTGGTGATCGACAGCGACTACTTCACCGCAACCTGGTCGATCTTCTGCCCGGGCCACGGCGGCTTCGGCGGGGAGCGTGGCCCGAGCGTCGCGCAGCCCGACGCCGCAGCAGCGAAAGCCGCAGCAACGCCCACCATCACCGAGGTGGCATTCCCCACCTTCGCGACCCAGGCCGCGCTCTACCGGTTGACGGGTGACCGCCACCACATCCACATTGATCCGGCGGCCTCAGCGGCAATCGGCCAGCCCAAGCCCATCTTGCAGGGCATGTGCACGCTCGCGGCGGCGACCCTGCCGCTCGCGCAAGCACTGGGCGCGCACCCCGCAGACCTGCGGTCACTGTCGGGGCGCTTCAGCGGCCCGGTTGTGCCGGGGCAGCAACTCACCATTCGGGTGAGCGACACCGGCGCCTTCGACGCGGTGTACGGCGAGACCACCGTGATCTCGGGCGGAGCGGTCAGCTTCTCATAG
- a CDS encoding SDR family oxidoreductase, with protein MAGILEGRVAIVTGAGRGLGREHALELARQGAFVVVNDLGTSLNGDGLSEGPAQDVVNEIVAAGGTATANGADIADFAQAKELVDQAISTYGRLDILVNNAGFVRDRMLVNAEEDEWNAVLRVHLNGHFAPMRHAAAYWRQEAKEGRTPVARVINTSSGAGLQGSVGQAAYSAAKGGIASLTLVAAQELGRYGVTVNAIAPSARTRMTEGPFAEAMAVREDGFDHMHPGNVSPIVAWLASAEATVSGRVFEIEGGRVCIEEGWNHGPSLDLGHRWDAAEAGPHIRQLLEQSVAPEPVYGA; from the coding sequence GTGGCAGGAATTCTCGAAGGTCGCGTAGCAATCGTGACCGGCGCAGGTCGCGGCCTGGGGCGCGAACACGCGCTCGAACTCGCACGACAGGGTGCGTTCGTGGTCGTCAACGATCTCGGCACCTCACTCAACGGCGACGGACTCTCTGAGGGCCCCGCACAAGACGTAGTGAACGAAATCGTCGCCGCCGGGGGCACCGCGACCGCCAACGGCGCCGACATCGCCGACTTTGCGCAGGCCAAAGAACTCGTCGACCAAGCCATCAGCACCTACGGCCGCCTCGACATCTTGGTGAACAACGCCGGTTTCGTGCGCGACCGCATGCTGGTCAACGCCGAAGAAGACGAGTGGAACGCCGTGCTGCGCGTGCACCTCAACGGGCACTTCGCGCCCATGCGTCACGCCGCCGCCTACTGGCGACAGGAAGCCAAAGAGGGGCGCACCCCGGTCGCCCGCGTGATCAACACCTCATCGGGTGCGGGCCTGCAAGGCAGCGTCGGCCAGGCCGCCTACTCGGCAGCCAAGGGCGGCATCGCATCGCTCACGCTCGTGGCCGCACAAGAGCTGGGCCGCTACGGCGTCACCGTCAACGCAATCGCCCCGTCGGCGCGCACGCGCATGACCGAGGGCCCGTTCGCCGAGGCCATGGCCGTGCGCGAAGACGGCTTCGACCACATGCACCCGGGAAATGTGTCGCCGATCGTCGCGTGGCTTGCAAGCGCCGAGGCGACGGTGAGCGGTCGCGTCTTTGAAATTGAGGGCGGCCGCGTGTGCATCGAAGAGGGCTGGAACCACGGCCCGTCGCTCGACCTCGGGCACCGCTGGGATGCGGCCGAGGCTGGCCCGCACATTCGCCAGCTGCTTGAGCAGTCAGTCGCCCCCGAGCCGGTGTACGGCGCATGA
- a CDS encoding enoyl-CoA hydratase family protein, which produces MTIRSEIVEPGIRTITMAYPPVNALPTAGWFGVADAMREASTDPDTRVVILRAEGRGFNAGVDIKEMQRTSGHDALIAANRGCFESFKAIYECAVPVISSVQGFCLGGGVGFVGNSDVIIASDDAYFGLPEVDRGALGAATHLARLVPTHKLRALYYTSQNITAQELHSYGSVHQVVPRAELDEATLVFAREIAAKDTRVIRAAKEALNGIDPVDVNRSYRFEQGFTFELNLAGVADEHRDAFVTTGEVLETRSA; this is translated from the coding sequence GTGACGATTCGCAGCGAAATCGTAGAACCGGGCATTCGTACGATCACCATGGCGTACCCGCCGGTGAACGCACTGCCGACGGCCGGCTGGTTCGGGGTCGCAGACGCCATGCGCGAGGCCAGCACCGATCCTGACACCCGCGTCGTGATCTTGCGCGCCGAAGGCCGCGGCTTCAACGCCGGGGTCGATATCAAAGAGATGCAGCGCACCTCGGGGCATGATGCCCTCATCGCTGCCAACCGCGGCTGCTTCGAATCGTTTAAGGCGATCTACGAGTGCGCCGTGCCCGTAATCTCATCGGTGCAGGGTTTCTGCCTCGGCGGCGGCGTCGGTTTCGTCGGCAACAGCGATGTCATTATCGCTTCAGACGACGCCTACTTCGGTCTTCCCGAGGTTGACCGCGGCGCGCTTGGTGCCGCCACCCACCTCGCCAGGCTCGTGCCCACGCACAAGCTGCGCGCCCTGTACTACACAAGCCAGAACATCACGGCCCAAGAGCTGCACTCGTACGGCAGCGTGCATCAGGTGGTGCCGCGCGCAGAACTCGACGAAGCCACGCTCGTCTTCGCGCGCGAGATCGCGGCGAAAGACACCCGTGTCATTCGTGCCGCCAAGGAGGCGCTCAACGGTATTGACCCCGTGGACGTGAACCGCAGCTACCGCTTTGAGCAGGGCTTCACGTTCGAGCTCAACCTCGCCGGCGTTGCCGACGAGCACCGCGACGCGTTCGTCACCACCGGCGAAGTTCTCGAGACCCGATCGGCATGA
- a CDS encoding CoA transferase subunit A — MKQLTLDGVVSQLSDGMTIGIGGWGSRRKPMALLSAVVRSGVRDLTVVSFGGPDVGVLCATGQATKVVHAFVSLDTIAVDPHFAAAREQQRVDTEELDEAMLVAGLRAAGRNLPFEATRAGLDSDAVTRNPRLRTITSPYDDGDVLLAMPAIHLDLALLHLHRADARGNAQLLGLSPYFDDLLARAAKRVIVSAEEIVPTAELTRDKPVQSLLLNRTEVTYVVEAPGGAGFTSCEPSYPRDEARQRDYVAAATSPEAFNTWQRTNWHEAGARS, encoded by the coding sequence ATGAAACAGCTGACTCTCGATGGCGTCGTCTCACAGTTGAGCGACGGCATGACCATCGGCATCGGCGGCTGGGGCTCGAGGCGTAAGCCGATGGCCCTACTGTCGGCCGTGGTGCGCTCGGGCGTGCGCGACCTCACCGTGGTGAGCTTTGGCGGCCCCGACGTTGGGGTGCTGTGCGCCACTGGCCAGGCCACGAAGGTGGTGCACGCCTTTGTCAGCCTCGACACGATCGCGGTCGACCCCCACTTTGCCGCCGCTCGTGAACAGCAGCGCGTCGACACCGAAGAGCTTGATGAAGCGATGCTCGTCGCGGGGCTGCGCGCCGCCGGCCGCAACCTGCCGTTCGAGGCCACCCGCGCCGGCCTTGATTCTGACGCGGTGACCCGCAACCCGAGGCTGCGCACCATCACCTCGCCGTATGACGACGGTGATGTGCTGCTCGCGATGCCCGCGATTCACCTCGATCTTGCCCTGCTGCATCTGCACCGCGCCGATGCGCGCGGTAACGCGCAGCTGCTGGGGCTCTCCCCCTACTTCGATGACCTGCTCGCGCGCGCAGCGAAGCGCGTCATCGTCAGCGCCGAAGAGATCGTGCCGACGGCCGAGCTCACCCGTGATAAGCCCGTGCAGTCGCTGCTGCTCAACCGCACCGAGGTGACCTACGTCGTCGAGGCACCGGGTGGCGCTGGCTTCACGAGCTGCGAGCCCAGCTACCCCCGCGACGAGGCTCGGCAGCGCGACTACGTCGCCGCGGCAACCTCACCCGAGGCGTTTAACACCTGGCAGCGCACCAACTGGCACGAAGCGGGAGCACGCTCATGA